From Ruminococcus sp. HUN007, a single genomic window includes:
- a CDS encoding 5'-methylthioadenosine/adenosylhomocysteine nucleosidase encodes MNTIGIIGAMPSELADIRNTLKDAEIKRISGFDFYINEVSGKKVINACCGIAKVNAALCAQVLIDNFRPDAVINAGIAGGMDSSIKVCDIVVSNEVLPHDLDLHFLKDYPPYCGIFKADEKLIQTAVNTCTKQGVKSFVGRIVSGEAFITDTAVKNGIKEKFDPFAVDMESAAVGHCAYLNEVPFVSVRCISDNADDEGAMSFDEFEKIAAKRVADVVLEMVEVL; translated from the coding sequence ATGAATACAATCGGAATAATCGGTGCTATGCCATCGGAACTTGCAGACATCAGAAATACTCTTAAAGATGCGGAAATAAAGCGTATTTCAGGATTTGACTTTTATATCAATGAAGTATCCGGTAAAAAAGTTATTAATGCATGCTGCGGTATCGCAAAGGTCAATGCTGCGTTATGTGCACAGGTGCTTATAGATAATTTCAGGCCTGATGCAGTCATCAACGCAGGTATTGCCGGTGGTATGGACAGCAGTATAAAAGTATGCGACATAGTTGTTTCAAATGAAGTTCTTCCGCATGATCTTGACCTTCATTTTCTGAAGGATTATCCGCCTTACTGCGGAATTTTCAAAGCGGATGAAAAACTTATTCAAACAGCTGTTAATACCTGTACAAAGCAGGGTGTAAAGAGCTTTGTCGGCAGGATTGTTTCCGGTGAAGCATTTATCACAGATACAGCTGTAAAAAACGGTATCAAGGAAAAGTTCGATCCGTTTGCTGTTGATATGGAAAGTGCAGCGGTCGGACACTGCGCATATTTAAATGAAGTGCCTTTCGTAAGCGTAAGATGCATTTCTGACAATGCTGATGACGAAGGCGCTATGTCATTTGATGAATTTGAAAAGATAGCAGCCAAAAGGGTAGCAGACGTAGTTCTTGAAATGGTTGAAGTACTCTGA
- a CDS encoding HAMP domain-containing sensor histidine kinase has product MFGIKRTLDRLDKMLEDGINGTFKESDYSETRLSKLESKWLRYLTSSKLSAQKTEDERKKLKELVSDISHQTKTPLSNILLYTQILEEQPLDEQSRMCVNEIRSQSQKLEFLIKSLVKTSRLESGTFQMTVTENNTDDLVRQVIGQVAPSAKAKNIKIEYSSENTAACFDVKWTAEALFNITDNAVKYCPENSTIKISAEPYEMFVCITVEDNGPGIPEDEQHLIFGRFYRGKAVREQNGVGIGLYLSRQIIESEGGYITVSSSEDGGAEFKVFLRKH; this is encoded by the coding sequence ATGTTCGGCATAAAAAGAACTCTTGACCGTCTTGATAAAATGCTTGAAGACGGAATAAACGGAACATTTAAGGAATCCGACTACAGCGAGACCAGACTTTCAAAACTTGAATCGAAATGGCTGCGCTATCTTACATCTTCAAAGCTTTCCGCGCAGAAAACAGAAGATGAGCGGAAAAAGCTGAAGGAACTCGTGTCCGATATTTCACATCAGACCAAAACACCGCTTTCAAACATCCTTCTCTACACACAGATCCTTGAAGAGCAGCCCCTCGACGAGCAGAGCCGCATGTGTGTAAACGAGATACGTTCACAGTCGCAAAAACTTGAATTTCTGATAAAATCACTTGTGAAAACATCCCGCCTTGAATCCGGAACATTCCAGATGACTGTTACAGAAAACAATACCGACGACCTTGTAAGACAGGTAATCGGTCAGGTCGCTCCGTCAGCAAAAGCGAAAAATATAAAAATCGAATATTCTTCTGAAAATACAGCAGCCTGCTTTGATGTAAAATGGACTGCGGAAGCGCTTTTCAATATCACAGACAATGCGGTAAAATACTGCCCGGAAAACAGCACGATAAAAATCAGCGCAGAGCCGTACGAGATGTTTGTCTGTATAACTGTAGAAGATAACGGTCCCGGAATCCCTGAAGATGAGCAGCATCTGATATTCGGAAGGTTCTACCGAGGCAAAGCAGTAAGGGAACAGAACGGCGTAGGCATAGGCCTCTATCTCAGCCGTCAGATAATCGAAAGCGAAGGCGGCTACATAACTGTTTCTTCATCAGAAGACGGTGGTGCCGAGTTTAAAGTTTTCCTGAGAAAACACTGA
- a CDS encoding phosphate propanoyltransferase: MAKNFIVETSARHVHVTQEALETLFGKGATLTHKKDLSQPGQFASEERVTIIGPKKELANVSILGPVRSANQVELSATDARSIGIAAPVRESGDISGSGACKIVGPCGEVEISEGVIVAKRHIHLTPADAEELGVKDKDIVWVKLDTNGRKAILGDVVVRVSDKFARAMHIDTDESNAVGASGNLMGEIVKL; encoded by the coding sequence ATGGCTAAAAATTTTATTGTTGAAACATCAGCAAGACACGTACACGTAACTCAGGAAGCTCTTGAAACACTTTTCGGCAAGGGTGCAACTCTTACACACAAGAAGGATCTTTCACAGCCAGGCCAGTTTGCCAGCGAAGAAAGAGTAACAATCATTGGACCTAAGAAGGAACTCGCTAACGTATCTATCCTCGGACCTGTACGTTCAGCAAACCAGGTTGAATTATCAGCAACAGATGCACGTTCTATCGGTATTGCAGCTCCTGTAAGAGAATCAGGCGACATTTCTGGTTCAGGTGCATGTAAGATCGTTGGTCCATGCGGCGAAGTTGAGATCAGCGAAGGTGTTATCGTTGCTAAGCGTCACATTCACCTTACACCTGCTGATGCTGAAGAACTCGGCGTAAAGGACAAGGACATCGTATGGGTTAAGCTTGACACAAACGGAAGAAAAGCTATTCTCGGCGACGTTGTAGTTCGTGTTTCAGATAAGTTTGCAAGAGCTATGCACATCGATACAGACGAATCAAACGCTGTTGGTGCTTCAGGCAATCTTATGGGCGAGATCGTTAAGCTCTGA
- a CDS encoding DUF4026 domain-containing protein — translation MKSGIIKKTTSYIMGIPMNDADIDTPGLIYDRIKANEEFDLKNISFDDKNMCPMITVGYKDMEFVVDLKIEPVSAISPDFMFSHPVPDECMKQIKQAKVGLTVSLTFSDDILASHHFQLKLLNCAVPELAAVADFNVRRIFSPVWLRQVAASAVSPGPSYIYSINIAADRENSSEGSERAWIFTQGLNRCGFMELEVINAEGKNIDFYATAISITANKAITERTFPGEMEPFDVASLEDGKKLTTSWRFWKGEEGVYPEGVLGTGKRRPRVQQLFNGILFIGPNDGGEKKLVRASDVTPFSLEKAVIEYSPEESERITVLAQETIPHFIKGFAVPGAKGIVKVKLDAAEGSGNDAEYVWAEVDTVSEGTVYCTAVHDSLFSEEIKANEKFQTGINKIADWLLNIRGSRVAPDNAFLVKIN, via the coding sequence ATGAAAAGCGGAATAATCAAAAAAACCACTTCATACATCATGGGTATTCCTATGAATGATGCAGATATAGATACACCGGGTCTTATCTATGACAGAATAAAAGCAAATGAAGAATTTGATCTTAAGAATATTTCTTTCGATGACAAGAACATGTGTCCTATGATCACTGTCGGATACAAAGACATGGAATTTGTGGTGGATCTTAAAATAGAGCCGGTAAGTGCAATATCTCCTGACTTCATGTTCAGCCATCCTGTTCCGGATGAATGCATGAAGCAGATCAAGCAGGCGAAAGTCGGACTGACTGTTTCACTTACATTCAGTGATGATATACTTGCTTCTCATCATTTCCAGCTTAAGCTGCTTAACTGTGCAGTACCTGAACTTGCAGCAGTGGCTGACTTCAATGTAAGAAGGATCTTCTCACCGGTATGGCTCAGACAGGTCGCAGCATCGGCAGTATCACCGGGTCCGTCATATATCTATTCTATCAATATTGCAGCTGACAGGGAAAATTCCTCTGAAGGCAGTGAAAGAGCATGGATCTTTACACAGGGACTTAACCGCTGCGGATTTATGGAACTTGAAGTAATAAACGCCGAAGGAAAGAACATTGACTTTTACGCTACGGCAATCAGCATTACTGCCAACAAGGCTATAACAGAGAGAACATTCCCGGGTGAAATGGAACCGTTTGATGTTGCCTCACTTGAAGACGGAAAGAAGCTTACTACTTCATGGCGTTTCTGGAAAGGCGAAGAAGGGGTATATCCTGAGGGTGTACTTGGAACAGGCAAAAGAAGACCAAGGGTCCAGCAGCTTTTCAACGGTATTCTGTTTATCGGACCTAATGACGGCGGTGAAAAGAAACTGGTAAGAGCAAGTGATGTGACTCCGTTTTCACTTGAAAAGGCTGTTATAGAATACTCTCCGGAAGAGTCAGAAAGAATCACTGTACTCGCACAGGAGACTATTCCTCATTTCATCAAGGGTTTTGCTGTACCGGGAGCAAAGGGCATAGTAAAGGTAAAACTGGATGCCGCTGAAGGATCAGGAAATGATGCCGAGTATGTATGGGCTGAAGTTGATACCGTAAGCGAAGGAACAGTTTACTGTACAGCAGTTCACGATTCACTTTTCTCGGAAGAAATAAAGGCAAATGAAAAATTCCAGACCGGCATAAACAAAATTGCTGACTGGCTTCTTAATATAAGGGGCAGCAGAGTGGCTCCTGACAACGCTTTTCTTGTAAAAATCAATTAA
- the fliG gene encoding flagellar motor switch protein FliG, with product MDSITKAASIIIALGADVSSEIFKYLRDDEIEELSIQISKMDSITPQQSQEIMNEFYEQCVQQKVIAEGGESYAKDVLLKAFGKERAGEVMERINKNGRQVAFEFLKKVDYKTILMMIQNEHPQTIALVLSYTAPEVASKILAELPPNLQVSVFQRIANLDRTSPEVIKVVENIMLKKLGSMASVDMAEVGGIKYLAEVMNNVDMKTEKYIFDEISGTTPELVEEIRKRMFVFEDITRLDNMEIQAFIRECDTKDLTIALKTASQEISDAIFGNMSQRQQETIKTDMQYLHNIRMSDVEEAQQRIIAVIRKLEEQGTIVISKGEKDAIIE from the coding sequence ATGGATTCGATTACTAAGGCAGCTTCGATCATCATCGCACTCGGGGCAGATGTTTCTTCGGAAATATTCAAATATTTGCGTGATGATGAAATAGAAGAGCTGTCTATTCAGATATCAAAAATGGATTCCATTACTCCTCAGCAGTCACAGGAGATAATGAATGAATTCTATGAACAGTGCGTTCAGCAGAAGGTTATCGCCGAGGGCGGTGAGTCCTATGCCAAAGACGTTCTTCTCAAGGCGTTCGGTAAGGAAAGAGCCGGGGAAGTTATGGAGAGGATCAACAAAAACGGTCGTCAGGTCGCTTTTGAATTTCTCAAGAAAGTTGACTACAAAACAATACTCATGATGATACAGAACGAGCATCCGCAGACGATCGCTCTTGTTCTCTCGTATACCGCTCCTGAGGTGGCGTCCAAGATACTTGCGGAACTGCCTCCTAACCTTCAGGTCAGCGTTTTCCAGCGTATTGCTAATCTTGACCGTACTTCACCGGAAGTCATCAAGGTCGTTGAAAACATCATGCTCAAGAAGCTCGGTTCAATGGCTTCTGTTGATATGGCGGAAGTCGGCGGTATCAAGTATCTTGCCGAAGTAATGAACAACGTCGATATGAAGACGGAAAAATACATTTTCGACGAGATCAGCGGAACTACTCCGGAGCTTGTCGAGGAAATCAGAAAGAGAATGTTCGTTTTCGAAGACATCACGCGTCTCGACAACATGGAGATCCAGGCGTTCATCAGAGAATGCGACACCAAAGACCTTACAATTGCACTCAAGACTGCTTCGCAGGAGATCTCCGATGCTATTTTCGGAAACATGTCGCAGCGTCAGCAGGAAACTATCAAGACAGATATGCAGTACCTGCATAATATCCGTATGAGTGACGTTGAAGAAGCTCAGCAGAGGATCATTGCAGTTATCAGAAAGCTCGAGGAACAGGGTACGATCGTTATTTCAAAGGGCGAAAAGGACGCTATTATCGAGTAA
- a CDS encoding TetR/AcrR family transcriptional regulator — protein MEHDNESREKLIVSAKKEFLEKGFEKASLRSISSAAGLTTGAVYFFFRDKNGLFGAVVDEPVQKIMSVIKEHFAADTEVSPEDFTHSSGDHDDFADALISALYSDRDAVLILLEKASGSVYENIVDKFIGMMEQYNAKLAENYLVMFPDKRVDEYMLHWLSHVQINAFVHLITHEENPEKAAREIKSVIDMLVESWIAHILTEKE, from the coding sequence ATGGAACATGATAACGAAAGCAGAGAAAAGCTTATTGTTTCGGCAAAGAAGGAGTTTCTGGAGAAGGGATTTGAAAAGGCTTCACTGCGGTCGATAAGTTCGGCAGCGGGACTTACTACCGGAGCTGTGTACTTCTTTTTCAGGGATAAAAACGGACTGTTCGGTGCAGTGGTCGATGAACCGGTTCAGAAGATCATGAGTGTGATAAAGGAGCATTTTGCTGCTGATACGGAAGTCTCTCCGGAGGATTTCACTCACAGCTCCGGCGATCATGATGATTTTGCGGATGCACTTATTTCCGCACTTTATTCGGACAGAGACGCCGTACTTATTCTTCTTGAAAAGGCATCCGGATCGGTGTACGAGAACATCGTTGATAAATTCATCGGAATGATGGAACAGTACAACGCAAAACTTGCGGAGAATTATCTGGTGATGTTTCCGGACAAGCGGGTGGATGAATACATGCTTCACTGGCTTTCCCATGTTCAGATAAATGCTTTCGTGCATCTTATCACACATGAAGAAAACCCGGAAAAAGCTGCACGCGAGATCAAATCAGTTATTGATATGCTCGTCGAAAGCTGGATAGCACATATACTTACAGAGAAAGAATAG
- a CDS encoding ABC transporter ATP-binding protein: protein MYLEVKDVKKSYGKDNSYIQVLKGISTSLEQGQMCVIQGTSGSGKSTLLNCIGGLDTMDSGSITVDGTEIFGMKPNQLSDYRRDNLGFIFQFYNLVPNLTVRENIQICEYIADDPLDIDELLETLGLTEHQNKFPAQLSGGQQQRCAIARALVKNPKLLLCDEPTGALDSKTSRDILVLLEKINGKYGTTMLIVTHNNSIKNMVHKVIIIKDGLIKKEYENETRIPAAELEDL from the coding sequence ATGTATCTTGAAGTGAAGGACGTAAAGAAAAGCTACGGTAAAGACAACAGTTACATTCAGGTACTGAAAGGGATAAGCACGAGTCTTGAACAAGGACAAATGTGCGTAATACAAGGCACAAGCGGTTCGGGAAAATCTACGCTTCTAAACTGCATCGGCGGACTGGATACGATGGACTCCGGTTCGATCACTGTTGACGGAACGGAGATCTTCGGTATGAAACCGAATCAGCTTTCAGACTACAGGCGCGATAATCTGGGCTTTATTTTTCAGTTCTATAACCTGGTGCCGAATCTGACCGTCAGAGAGAACATACAGATATGCGAATATATTGCCGATGATCCGCTGGACATCGATGAACTTCTTGAAACGCTCGGACTTACCGAACACCAGAACAAGTTCCCGGCTCAGCTTTCAGGCGGTCAGCAGCAGAGATGTGCCATCGCCAGAGCACTTGTTAAAAATCCGAAGCTCCTCCTCTGTGACGAGCCGACAGGTGCCCTCGATTCAAAAACCAGCCGCGACATTCTTGTCCTTCTGGAAAAGATAAACGGGAAATACGGAACAACGATGCTGATAGTTACCCACAACAACTCCATTAAAAACATGGTACACAAGGTAATTATCATAAAGGACGGACTTATAAAGAAAGAATATGAAAACGAAACGAGAATACCTGCTGCGGAACTGGAGGATCTGTAA
- a CDS encoding response regulator transcription factor has protein sequence MTKTIFIVEDDNALNNGIALALKNTGYSFKQFYSLGEVKDPDSADLIILDVNLPDGYGFDFLEKLRRTSDTPVIILTANDLETDEVTGLELGADDYITKPFSLMVLRARIDKILKRSSQSGASCYDDGTYFFDFEKMEFTVKGDPVELSKTEQKLLRCLIRNKNQTLTREKLIDAVWTGSEEYVDENALSVTVNRLRKKLEASETIKTVYGIGYLWRVN, from the coding sequence ATGACAAAGACAATTTTTATAGTAGAAGATGACAATGCCCTGAATAACGGAATAGCCCTGGCGCTTAAAAACACCGGATATTCCTTTAAGCAGTTTTACAGCCTTGGCGAAGTTAAAGATCCTGACTCCGCCGACCTTATAATACTTGATGTGAATCTTCCTGACGGATACGGATTTGATTTCCTTGAAAAACTTCGCCGTACTTCCGATACGCCAGTAATTATTCTGACAGCCAATGACCTTGAAACAGATGAAGTCACCGGACTTGAACTCGGTGCCGACGATTACATAACCAAGCCCTTCAGCCTCATGGTCTTAAGAGCGAGAATAGATAAGATCCTTAAAAGATCATCACAGTCCGGAGCCTCATGCTATGACGACGGAACATACTTTTTCGACTTTGAAAAAATGGAGTTTACAGTCAAAGGAGATCCGGTGGAACTCAGCAAGACCGAACAGAAGCTTTTAAGGTGCCTCATCAGAAACAAAAACCAGACTCTGACCAGAGAAAAGCTGATCGATGCAGTGTGGACCGGAAGCGAGGAATACGTTGATGAAAACGCACTTTCAGTAACCGTGAACCGTCTGCGTAAGAAACTTGAAGCGTCTGAAACAATAAAAACAGTTTACGGTATCGGATACCTCTGGAGGGTGAACTGA
- a CDS encoding ABC transporter ATP-binding protein, with protein sequence MYVLKTEALTKVYGKGQNKVTALENAELCIEEGSFAAIIGTSGSGKSTLLHMMGGLDRPTSGKVYVENKDIFSLKDEELTIFRRRKIGFVFQSFNLVPTLNVYENIVFPIQLDGSDVDDKFVGEVISTLGLENMKNRLPNQLSGGQQQRVAIARALASKPAIVLADEPTGNLDSKTSQDVLGLLKVTGQKFSQTIVMITHNEAIAQMADRIIRIEDGHIVKGGAGNE encoded by the coding sequence ATGTACGTGTTAAAAACAGAAGCACTTACGAAAGTGTACGGAAAAGGACAGAATAAGGTAACGGCTCTTGAAAATGCTGAGTTATGCATAGAAGAAGGCAGCTTTGCTGCGATTATCGGAACATCCGGAAGCGGAAAATCTACTCTGCTTCATATGATGGGCGGACTTGACAGACCAACATCCGGAAAGGTTTATGTTGAAAACAAGGATATCTTCTCGCTGAAGGATGAAGAACTTACGATTTTCCGCAGAAGAAAAATAGGGTTTGTGTTTCAGTCATTCAACCTTGTGCCGACTCTGAATGTTTACGAAAACATAGTTTTCCCGATTCAGCTTGACGGAAGTGATGTGGACGATAAATTTGTCGGTGAAGTAATAAGTACTCTTGGGCTGGAAAACATGAAGAACCGTCTTCCGAACCAGCTTTCAGGCGGTCAGCAGCAGAGAGTTGCTATCGCAAGAGCACTTGCATCCAAACCGGCCATTGTTCTTGCGGATGAACCTACCGGAAATCTTGACAGTAAAACATCCCAGGATGTGCTCGGTCTCCTTAAGGTGACCGGTCAGAAATTTTCCCAGACCATCGTCATGATAACTCACAACGAAGCAATAGCACAGATGGCTGACAGAATAATACGTATTGAGGACGGTCATATAGTAAAGGGCGGTGCCGGAAATGAATAA
- a CDS encoding ABC transporter permease produces MNKVKNKAVIRRLAFREFRKSGKMNCIVIFSVILTCVMFAALASVGGALINGFQNESMRAVGAKSMAGFKFCMEEDYEKIRSDRSVTGVTYRIIVGTVINDELKDLNVELNHAGSDDEAKDSFCFPETGRLPESEDEIAVSTLMLDRLDLPYETGVKVPVVLNIDGEISEHEFTLCGFWKGDPVAPAQQAWVSREFVNKNVPKPQTSFYDQLGKGKDSGVKYAGYMQVSFDFRSSLDIAGKTEKLAERLYGNKENAPYFGVNPAYQTSNADSDSVTGYLMFTLLIFAAGYLIIYNIFRINISVNIRSYGLLKTIGTTSKQIRHMVRTEALIYSLIGIPFGLGGGVFLGRALMKFITVTLNIGSADNYTVSSDILLPVCVTAAVFTFATVLISCSGPCRAAGNVSPIEALRYNETSINIKKEQKKTGKTTPLSLALSNLARNRKKGIVVVLSLSLSLIILNSVSVLLNTFSFEDQIRGEITGDFNVVRKVMHNSAESFSDELQKINPEILESLRNTEGISEMETVYGSEIFLELSGEAEKKMNALKEKYAASDKSGVFETIENHGAFGTLYGISDGFGKELVLSDGEFDEQKWKTGRYAIVTTGYLKLRRMETDEDVLYRPGDTVTFTMTDQDTGKTEKREYEVMAVGSLPETLDKQSSFYFDSTVIIPETEYFGLTENRKALSVMINAGEGKYDEVSEKLNDIIAPEPGIYLKSIESLRAEYEDFTRMIKIVGGSLCTILGLIGILNFVNSVVTGIVSRKRELAVMNAVGMTGKQLSSMLMWEGVSYAVLTAAASVLFGTPLCFVLVNFIAGESFSDSFTLIPVLVCVPVLLILSAVIPALAYRILCRESVVERLREN; encoded by the coding sequence ATGAATAAGGTAAAAAACAAAGCAGTTATCCGCCGTCTTGCTTTCCGTGAATTCAGAAAATCAGGAAAGATGAACTGCATAGTGATCTTTTCAGTAATACTTACCTGTGTAATGTTTGCCGCACTTGCTTCAGTAGGCGGTGCGCTGATAAACGGTTTTCAGAACGAAAGCATGAGAGCTGTCGGTGCAAAGAGTATGGCAGGTTTTAAATTCTGCATGGAGGAAGATTACGAAAAAATCCGTTCCGACCGTTCGGTTACCGGTGTTACTTACCGCATAATAGTCGGCACCGTGATAAACGATGAGCTTAAGGATCTTAATGTTGAACTCAATCATGCCGGAAGTGATGATGAGGCGAAGGATTCATTCTGCTTTCCTGAAACCGGCAGACTTCCGGAATCTGAGGACGAGATAGCAGTCAGCACACTTATGCTTGACAGACTTGATCTTCCTTACGAAACAGGAGTAAAGGTACCTGTTGTTCTTAATATCGACGGTGAGATAAGTGAACATGAATTTACTCTCTGCGGATTCTGGAAGGGTGATCCTGTGGCACCGGCACAGCAGGCCTGGGTATCACGTGAATTTGTAAATAAGAATGTTCCGAAGCCTCAGACTTCTTTTTACGATCAGCTCGGCAAAGGAAAAGATTCCGGTGTGAAATACGCAGGCTATATGCAGGTAAGTTTTGATTTCCGAAGCAGCCTTGACATTGCAGGAAAGACAGAAAAACTGGCTGAAAGGCTGTACGGAAACAAGGAAAACGCACCTTATTTCGGTGTGAATCCGGCTTATCAGACCAGTAATGCTGATTCTGATTCCGTTACCGGATATCTTATGTTCACGCTTCTGATATTTGCAGCGGGATATCTTATAATCTACAATATCTTCCGCATAAATATATCTGTAAACATTCGCAGTTACGGTCTTCTTAAAACTATAGGCACCACATCAAAACAGATAAGACATATGGTCAGAACCGAAGCACTGATCTATTCACTTATCGGCATTCCTTTCGGACTTGGCGGCGGTGTGTTTCTCGGAAGAGCTCTTATGAAGTTCATCACTGTAACTCTTAACATTGGTTCCGCAGATAATTATACTGTAAGTTCAGATATTCTTCTGCCGGTCTGTGTTACAGCGGCTGTATTTACCTTTGCGACCGTGCTGATAAGCTGTTCCGGACCGTGCAGAGCAGCCGGAAATGTTTCCCCGATCGAGGCGCTCCGTTACAACGAAACGAGTATAAACATAAAAAAAGAACAGAAGAAAACCGGGAAAACAACTCCTCTTTCACTGGCTCTGAGCAATCTGGCACGAAACAGAAAAAAAGGTATAGTAGTTGTGCTGTCACTTTCACTCAGCCTTATTATTCTGAATTCAGTTTCTGTCTTATTAAATACTTTCAGTTTTGAAGATCAGATCCGCGGAGAGATAACCGGTGATTTTAATGTTGTCAGAAAGGTAATGCATAACTCTGCCGAATCTTTTTCAGATGAGTTACAGAAAATAAATCCGGAAATTCTCGAATCGCTGAGAAATACGGAAGGCATCAGTGAAATGGAAACCGTGTATGGCAGTGAGATCTTTCTTGAACTTTCGGGTGAAGCTGAAAAAAAGATGAACGCTCTTAAGGAAAAATACGCTGCATCAGACAAGTCAGGTGTATTCGAAACCATCGAAAATCACGGCGCGTTCGGAACGCTTTACGGTATCTCGGATGGTTTTGGAAAAGAACTTGTATTATCAGACGGAGAATTTGACGAACAGAAATGGAAAACAGGCAGATATGCGATAGTTACAACCGGATATTTGAAGCTTCGCAGAATGGAAACAGACGAGGATGTGCTTTACAGACCGGGTGATACGGTTACATTTACGATGACAGATCAGGATACAGGAAAAACGGAAAAGAGGGAATATGAGGTCATGGCTGTCGGCAGCCTTCCCGAAACACTTGATAAACAGTCGTCTTTTTATTTTGATTCGACGGTAATAATACCGGAAACTGAATACTTTGGTTTAACTGAAAACAGAAAAGCATTATCAGTCATGATAAATGCCGGAGAAGGAAAGTATGATGAAGTATCAGAAAAATTAAATGACATCATTGCACCCGAACCGGGCATATATCTGAAAAGCATTGAGAGCCTCAGGGCAGAATATGAAGATTTTACAAGAATGATAAAGATAGTCGGCGGATCCCTTTGCACTATTCTGGGCCTGATCGGTATCTTAAACTTTGTAAATTCCGTAGTTACCGGAATTGTTTCACGTAAACGCGAACTGGCAGTTATGAATGCAGTTGGCATGACAGGAAAACAGTTAAGTTCCATGCTCATGTGGGAAGGTGTTAGTTACGCAGTTCTTACGGCGGCTGCATCTGTACTGTTCGGAACGCCTTTATGTTTTGTGCTTGTAAACTTTATCGCAGGGGAATCGTTCTCTGACAGTTTCACGCTGATACCGGTGCTTGTCTGCGTTCCCGTACTGCTGATCCTTTCGGCGGTCATTCCTGCACTGGCATACAGAATTCTCTGCCGTGAATCAGTAGTCGAAAGACTTAGAGAAAACTGA